The DNA region CCAACTGTCCCCACCCATGGCCCCTGACTCCGAAACAGGCCTCTCCGGCGCCCCCGCCCGGGTGTCACACCCCTCTTCGTCGCTGGAGCCCTCTTGATGCCCGCGGACCTCTGGCCTTAAGACGTCCGCATCCATCACCGGCACATCCCGTTCACCCGTGACCCTGGCCTTACCCAGGGCATCCAAGGCCTGGATCAACCGGTCAAGCCTCTCGTCCACCCCACAGGACCCACCCGCCTCTGTGGCTGACACATCCGCATCCTTCGGGACGGACCTCCCTACATCGGGATCCAACGAGGACCACCGAGCCACACCATCGCGACGAAGCCCCCCTAGAACACCCATGGAGAACGGAACCATGGGCTGAATGAACCGCCCCTTGGCACCGCCCTCACCCCTTTCCCGGGGCTCTTGGGCCCACGAGACAAGGGCTCCCCCCGCCACCCCATGGGCGTCACCACTCGGGGGTTTGCCGCCATCCCCCGTGGCGGATGTCATCTCCTCCATCATGTTCAGGAACGCTTCGGCGTCACCCTTGGGCCCCTCGGATCCAATGCTTGGAACCAAGGGCCCCAGCAAGGACCAGAGGTCCAGGTTAACAGAGTCGGGCACGAACGCCACCTCCCACGGTCAAGGCCTCTTCTCCACGTTGGCTAGCCGTTCCGTCAGCCTGGCCGCCAGGTCCGCGTCCATGCGTCCCAGTATCTTGGCCGCTTGATCCTTGGGCAACCTCGAAAGGATCTCCACCGCCAGGTCCTCGTTCATCTTGCCGATGATCTGGGCCGCGTTCCTGGGGGACATGTCCTTGTAGGTCTTCAGCACGTCCTCCAGGGAGGCCAGCGAGGCCTGCTCTTTCTTATCGTCTTCGGCCTCCAGCTCCTTTAGCTTCGCCTGAAGCTGGGCCTCCAGCTTCGCTATCTCCCCCTGCCGGGCACTCAGGTCCGCGGAGGCCGCGTCCAGCTCCGCCCCCCTCCTGTCCAGCTCCGCTTTGAGGGCCGAGAGGGCCTCCTCCATCTGCCGGATCTCCATGGCCCGGCGCTCCTGGGAGGACATGGCGTAGGTGGCGGGTATCCCGAGAGCGGCCCCCAGGGAGGGCCCCACCTTGGGTATCGAGTACACCGCGCGGAACATGGGCCCCCTCATGTCCACCGCCCCGGAGAAGTGAAGCCCCAGGGCCACCCCCAGGAGGAGCAAGGACAGCAACAGAAGGCGCCTCAGCTTCGACGGCCCCTTCTTCTTTTTGGGCTTGGGCTTATCCTCCCTCTTGGGCCTCTCCTCTTGGACCTCGGGCAGTTCCTCCCGGGTATCGTCCTCGGGCATCAGCGGTTACCTCCGTCGTACTTGCGGTATAGGGCCATCACGTTCTTCACGTACCTCTGGGTCTCCGGGATCGGGGGGACTCCACCGTGGGAGTCCACCCGGCCGGCGCCGGCGTTGTAAGCCGCCAGGGCCTTCTCCACGTCACCACCGTAGCGGGCCAGCATCTGGGCCAGGTACTTGACCCCCCCCTCCAGGTTCCGCACCGGGTCCCGGGGATCCACCCCCAGGGCCCTGGCGGTGCCGGGCATGAGCTGCATGAGGCCTATGGCCCCCGCAGAGGACACCGCATCGGGACGTCCCCCGGACTCGTGGTACATCACCGCCCTGGCCAGGTCCGGATCCACCCCGTACCGGCCGCACAGCTCCTGCAGGACCGGCTCCCAAACCTTTAGCCGCTCCTGGGCCGACTCGGGAATCTCCACATCGCCCCCGGGAAGGGACTCATCCTCCAGATCCCCCTCCGCCTCCTTCAGCGCCCGGTCGAAGGAGACCACCTCTCCCCGCTGGACCCGCTCTATGCCGAACCGGGACTCTATCTCCCTTATCCTGCTAAGGACCCCATCCATGCAGCCCTCAGGCCTCATCCAACACACCCCCGCCCCTCAAACGCAACGCCATCTCGTCCAACATGGACTGCTCCACCCGGGACTCCTCCGCCGCAAGGCGGCTCCGAAGCCTGCCCATGAAGCTCTCGAGAACCTTCAAGTCCCGGTGGGACTCGGTCACCGCCTCCATGGTCCGCTCTATCTCCTCCATGCACCTGGAGAGGTCCGATCCTGCGGACTCCACCTCCTGGGCCGCCAGGTCTATGGAGCTCCTCATCATCCACATGTCCCGGGCGCTCACGGTGCCGCAGAGGGACATGAAGTCCGCCTCCGCCCGGTGCCTCATCTCCTGGGCGGCCTCCAGGCGACGCCGGTGAGCCTCCTCCTCCGCCCGGCGCCGGGCCAGCTCGGTCATCCGCTGGTCCAGCTCCGCCTCCCTTGCCCTGTATATCCGCTCGAAGCGGGCTATCCTCTGCCTTATCAAGGGTCAACCTCCCCTCAAGCCCCCAGGGGGGCCAGCTCCAGGAGCCTTGATACGGTCTCGTCGAAGGAGCTCCTCTCGTGCATCCCCTGACGTAGGAAGTTTCGGACGTCCTCCAGGTTGGCCAAAGCCCAATCTATCCTGGGGTTGCTCCCCGCCTTGTAGGCCCCGATGTTCACCAGGTCCTGGGCCTCCTCGTACACCGCCAGGAGCTCCCTCACCCGGCCCGCGGACTCCAGGTGCTCCCGGGA from Thermanaerovibrio acidaminovorans DSM 6589 includes:
- a CDS encoding MotE family protein, which translates into the protein MPEDDTREELPEVQEERPKREDKPKPKKKKGPSKLRRLLLLSLLLLGVALGLHFSGAVDMRGPMFRAVYSIPKVGPSLGAALGIPATYAMSSQERRAMEIRQMEEALSALKAELDRRGAELDAASADLSARQGEIAKLEAQLQAKLKELEAEDDKKEQASLASLEDVLKTYKDMSPRNAAQIIGKMNEDLAVEILSRLPKDQAAKILGRMDADLAARLTERLANVEKRP
- a CDS encoding lytic transglycosylase domain-containing protein → MRPEGCMDGVLSRIREIESRFGIERVQRGEVVSFDRALKEAEGDLEDESLPGGDVEIPESAQERLKVWEPVLQELCGRYGVDPDLARAVMYHESGGRPDAVSSAGAIGLMQLMPGTARALGVDPRDPVRNLEGGVKYLAQMLARYGGDVEKALAAYNAGAGRVDSHGGVPPIPETQRYVKNVMALYRKYDGGNR
- a CDS encoding flagellar export protein FliJ, translated to MIRQRIARFERIYRAREAELDQRMTELARRRAEEEAHRRRLEAAQEMRHRAEADFMSLCGTVSARDMWMMRSSIDLAAQEVESAGSDLSRCMEEIERTMEAVTESHRDLKVLESFMGRLRSRLAAEESRVEQSMLDEMALRLRGGGVLDEA